AGAGAGGTGCGTACTCGGGCTCTTGTTTGCTTTTGATCTTCAGATCGTGTGAGAAATTCTCTGGATGTTTTCTTGATTTGAGCATCCTGCATCAGCAAGCTCGAAAATGGACATTACGATTTAGGGTTTATGTTGTTTTTGCCCTTTGTGTAAGGCACGGGGTCGGGATAATGGCCCCCGTAATTGAAAGTTTTGACGTTAAATATGTTGGGTTGGGAAAGATAGTGTCGAGTGAATTTATTTGCCACTGGAAGCGTGAAAATGGCGTTGCTAGTCCTTACCTAGGGAGTTTTGTAAGGTGTTCATCAGAATCCGGATCTTGTTACAAAATTTCCGGGTTTATGGggtttccctctttcttttggtttcctTGCTCAGCTTCTGTTTTTGTGCAAGGAACTTTTTGAGTAGTTTTAGTTCGTTCATCTTCTGCGGTGGTTAGACCTTCCTCATATTACTTCGTGGTGCTTCTGTTATACGCGTGCCATTTGTTTTCTGACTGGgtttgatttttcttcctttttggctAATTCTGCCTGTTACATATGTTCTCTTCGTTATTTGTCTGAATTTGATGTTCGCGCTCATCGGGTAGCTTAGTTTGAGCATATCAGTGAAACTCCGCATGCAATTTTTGGGTTGCTTCGTTATTTAATTAGCAGCGTAGCGTATTTTTTGTTTACATATGCCTCGAATTGCGGTTGAATAAAGTCGCTGTATTGCGATTTCACAACCAAGAAGAGGAAATTGATTGTGGGTTTAGATACTTGGCTTTGTATGGTGAACGAGAGCTGCTTCTTCATTAATATAACTTAGTTTCCTTGTAACCAATTGTTGCTGCCTCATCATCATGACATTCTGTAGTTTCTTGCTGTCAACAACGAGAGAAATCACCTCGAGAAACGAAGTAATGGCAGGAAGTTCGTGGCCATGCTATTCCTTTCCACGTTTGCAGATACATGTTGGATATTCTCTGaaattctcttttcttgatGCTTCAACATGCAAAGATCTTCTATACGATATTCTTTACAATTAAATTATCAACTGGCCGATGATAACTTTTCAAGTTCTCGTCGAAGCATTCATTTTCATCCGTTGTTGCTTTAAAGGACAGAATTTTGTACTGGTAAAGATTTGGTGCTTCCTCTTTTTATGTGCTCTGGTGCACTAAATTTGTTTGTCTCCCCGGAGGTGGACAAAATCTGTCCATGAAAAATAATTGCCACAGGCTTAAATTCTAAGAAATTTAGTTTAAGGTTTACTTGAATTATTGCATGCTTCACCACTTTGTCTGAACTTAATGAAAAAATACAACGGATTCCAGCATATCTTATGTCAATATAATGGCTACTATGATTTCATTACAATAAAGAAATAGTGCTGGAGATGGAAGCCAAGATTTAATACACCTTTTTGCAGCTAGTGTCCAAGTTAAACTTCCTCACTCATTCGTTACTTTCCAGTTTTCACCTATGTTGCCAAAACGCCCAGGCGTGCCTAGGTGAGGCCTAGGCAAAAAGGGgggaccaatttttttttattttttttaattatgttaatatgtcaagttattttaattAAGTATTACTAACATTTGAAATATGGAGaagtagtaatataacaagcataatcaacttcAACAATCAAAAGTTAATTGTttacttcattgaatatgcaaaatcaatcgaagaagtttaacattactcattaaatgtaatctaatacaaaaaaaaaaaaaactagatctaATCTCTAGAAGTAGGAATGTAAATCtgcaagaaggctttaatcatttgtacttaaagaaagacataatcatactaatgtatacatataacaggcaTGAAGTATCCCGATATTATATAACAGACTAAGtgactaacagtatatacatataacattatacatataacaacataatcaacataacaatacataaaaatatgtaatcaatacaACATAAAGtatataacaaaatatactcaattaagaaactttgaTTGAAAGGGAATGTGACTTTTTACTTTTCCATGGACTAGGCATGTTGGAGGCTAGGCAAGCTTAGGCGCCAACACATATCCTAtcgcctaagtggtggacttaggcgaTGGGTGTGGACTCACACTTAGTCCACACCTAGGCGAGGCCTTAAGAACATAGGTTTTCACATCACTTAGGTAGCTGAAACTTCATTATGATCAGTTTGTCCTTTGCTCGAGATGTGGCTTGTGACTCTTAAATTGCCTGAGACACTGGTGTTGAACAGTAGGTAAAGTTGACGACCGGTTGTGACCTCTTGTTAAATCTGATCCAAGAATATGGATCAATTTTTTATACAGAGAAACAACAATTGTGAGCTAATATGTAACTAGAAAGAACTACTAGTACATAAAAAGTATTtgaggaaaaggagggaaaaaaatcATACAAGATGATTGAGGTTACGTCCACATGTGACTCCTGGTCGTAAATCTGAATATTTGAATTGGACTAGGGCCCAGTATTACATGAGTTCAATCTGGCCGAATTAAGACTCCAACATTTGCTTTAAATACCTCAAGGTTGTGCCCAGATCCACTGCGTGAACAATCCTATGCTGCATGAACCACCATGATAGTCTCTCAAAAAGTTTGGGCACATGTTGAAGCCTTAATAGATATTCTTTGCTGTTGACTTTTGAGGGAAATTAGTGTTGCAGGTTTAGCTAAGAACTTGCTGCTCTTTGATCACATTCAATGAAGAAATGCTGAAGAGTGAGACATTATGCCAGCCTGTGCTTTTGTCAAGACCTGAAAATGTTCAATAATCATAttgttgtttgttttcctttgtaAATCCTGTCATATAATGGGTAGTGCTTTCTCATATAATGGATGAATGAGAAGTGCCGTGTGGTTTATCTGTTTAAGAAATCAATTATGAAGCCACTTGCTCGTACTAGAAACTTCAATTTTGTGTTCAACTCAGTATCATTAATTCCAAAtttcttttaaagaaaaattcatttatattgctctttttttttcgttttattcttttttcaggtttcttATGCACCAGTTGTAAGATTTTGTTTCTGGAATCAAGACTATATTCTAGATGTGCCTCTGAACATTGACTATATTGTTTCACTATGTGGAGTTTCGCTTCAAATGTCATATCTGGAAATGTCAAGTGTGAAAAGCCTAGAGAATGTGGCTCTGATTGCTCGGATGATGAGGCTTCCTCATGTATCAGCAGAGAGGAAAGGCTAGAATGCCCGGTTTGTTGGGAATCCTTCAACATCGTGGAGAACGTACCCTATGTTTTATGGTGTGGCCACACACTTTGTAAAAATTGTGTACTTGGGCTACAATGGGCTGTTGTGAAATTCCCTACCCTTCCAGTGCAGCTTCCACTCTTCATTTCTTGCCCATGGTGTCAATTATTGTCATTTCGCCTGGTCTGGAAGGGAAATCTCAAGTTTCCCCGCAagaattttttccttctttggatGGTGGAAAGCATGAATGGTGACAGGATGAAATCTCTTTCAGATCTATCTGGTGAGAGAGGGGCCAGTTGGCCTTCGAATGTCAACCAGCCTTCTGTTGGTCACGTTAGCCATCATGGTAGAAGGACAACTCCGATGCGTCAAGAGCAGCTACACCGAGGTCGGGATCATGATCGCCAACTTCCTGATTACCTAAACATAGAGTGGCTGCACTCATCATTCCGCAAGTCACTGGTTTTCTTCATGCACCTGACAGCTAAGTTTCCACTTGTTCTTATATTCCTGTTGATTGTGCTCTATGTGATACCTGCTAGTGCTGCAATCCTGGCTCTTTACATCATCATCACGATCCTGTTTGCGCTGCCATCTTTCCTGATACTTTATTTCGCATATCCTAGTTTGGATTGGCTGGTCAGAGAGATTGTCACATAGCAAATCTCCATTCTTGGAATGCTTATATCATCACGACCTTGCCTCTCTATGCTACCTTATAAGCATATAGATGTTTGATAATTAATGCTTGTGATGAAAATTCGACGACTTCACATAGGTTTGAGGTTGGACTTCAAAGTTGTTTCCAGTTTGGTTCTGCTATGTGCATCAAGTTATGATTGGTGTAGAGACTGTGGTTGGTGTGGCCGGCTTTTGCTTCCCTGTCTCTTGGAGCTCCGGTCACCAAGTCTATGTTTTGGTGTATGAAGTGGGGCTTCTATCGTATGCTTCAGGTGCAAGGACAAGCAAGATTTTTACTCTGGCTGGATTATTTGCTATCGTCTCTGCTGGTCATTAATTGTGCACCGAAACTACTGAAATGATCTGCCCTTGGTTTTGATGTACTActtgcttcttttcttccttttttgttaaTTGGAGCAAAAATGTTCATCAGCTAGATAATTACAGATTCTGATAAGGTAGTATTTCTATATGTTTAGACTTGAGCTTCCAAAATTCCGGGCTATGTGATCATTTTTCCTGCACGGCACTTCTATTGCTCATTAGGGACTGGACCCAGATTGGCCTTCTTGCAGCTCACGTCAAGACGCTCCCAAAATATGGTATGCGGTCATCATGTCCCGTGATAGTCTAACAGAAAAGGAGTGTGCTGGTAGAAAGAATGTGCCTATGGTGGTGCTTGGGTCGCCTGTTTGGGGACATGCAGTACAAGAAAGCGCAATTCTTAGGCTTTGGGCATGCTGAGTTTGGTCAGGTTTTCCTTTGCCCTTGGCAGGAAAATAAAAGACGGATTTTGAATATATTGCTTGAATTCAAGCTGCATTACAATTAGGGTCTAACCTGGCCCAGTTGGTTTTCAAGTTATTAGCAATCCGATTGTATTGCAGACAggttaagttgttgcagttaaaaagctcgtagttggatttgtGTTGGGGGGACCGGTCCACCTCCGAGTGTGCACGGGTCGTCTTGTTCCTTCTATTGCCAATGCGTTCCTGACCCTATTTGTTTGGATCGTGCCTCTGGTGCTGTCATTTTGGAGAAATTGGAGTGCATCTGGCTGTATCGGCCTACGTTGgctaatttcaaaatttctgttCCCTAataattgaaattaaatttaaacTACTTAAAATGGTGAAATTTCATAACAAATTGTAGTGGCCAAGATCATGTTTGTGAGGGGATTAATTCAATGAATGTTGGCCAACAACACGGTTGGCTGCTAAACCATATGGTGTTGACATGGGTTTCAGGTTCATAATGCTGTCCTTGTTAAGTAGGTTAGGCTTTTCTAGATGTGCCAATTCATGGCTTTAGAAGGGTTTCACGTCGTTTTCTGCTTTAATGCTACATTGTAGAACTGATGGATGACAGTGTGCAACTGGGCGGTTATTCAAGGGGTTTGGTTTGAATCTTGTAGTTGTTACGTTCTAGTGTATTTATAGTGTGATATTAAGTTAAAAGATGTATTATACGTCTGTCGACGGGTCTGTCTACGGCCCCGAGCAAGACAGAGCCTTGTAGGTGCAAGGGTGTGGttttttaggatgttatgttgAAGGCAGTTTCGCtcaagtaaacattaaaaaaatccagAATATAACAAGCctccatttttctatttctttctttgatcaATTCCTGTATTTTCCTTAAACTTTATTGCAGTTTCAAGGTGTTTAATGTTATTTGTATTGATGTTATATGGTGAGCAATTAGACATGGTGCATCGTGCGTAATACATGTTTAAGGTTTCGTATCAGTctattttctcacttttttcatctttaaaaataataataaaatttaagatgattttaaaaatgaaataatgtAATTTATAGGCATGTAAATAGCATTTACTCAGGGGTTTGAAGGCTTCAAAGCCGGTAGTTCGACCCTATGCGAAAGATCTGCTGCTAGTTGAACTTTTTCTAAGGTTTGTGCAATCCAATGTGGCTACTCGAAACTCGTAAAAGAATGGGCAAACCAAAAACTTTTCGTGCGGTGCATAATTTTTGGCCCTTAAAAATGACGGAAGCTTCGCCCGCTGGAGAAGGTGAAACTTCACCGCCACAGGCAGAGTGAAGGTGAATACCAAATTCTCTAAACCCAGTGAATGATGCATGTCCAGGGTTCACATTCAGCATCTGTTCATCTGATAATCTCTCATCGACAAGTCAATTGTTGACCGAGGCCTGATTCAGTTCTATCGGCCTAATCAGGACCCCTCATTCGAGTTCTAACAGGACCAATTTTTGGTTGAGTTCTAGAAGTAAAAAGCACGGGAATCTGGACGGAACATGAAGACAGACATTGCTTGGATTGAATTAAAATACTTAATCTCTAATTTATCAGCTGCTACGGGGCTGAATTTATGGCGCAAATCGATGGCAATTTGAAGGCCACATCATTGGTAGCTAC
This window of the Nymphaea colorata isolate Beijing-Zhang1983 chromosome 2, ASM883128v2, whole genome shotgun sequence genome carries:
- the LOC116248496 gene encoding uncharacterized protein LOC116248496, with amino-acid sequence MWSFASNVISGNVKCEKPRECGSDCSDDEASSCISREERLECPVCWESFNIVENVPYVLWCGHTLCKNCVLGLQWAVVKFPTLPVQLPLFISCPWCQLLSFRLVWKGNLKFPRKNFFLLWMVESMNGDRMKSLSDLSGERGASWPSNVNQPSVGHVSHHGRRTTPMRQEQLHRGRDHDRQLPDYLNIEWLHSSFRKSLVFFMHLTAKFPLVLIFLLIVLYVIPASAAILALYIIITILFALPSFLILYFAYPSLDWLVREIVT